The DNA sequence ACCACTATTAATCACTCAATGTTATAGGTAATATCTTTGTAAGAAACCTttgaatatttgttattttgaaattgaGGGAATGATAGATTTACAGATTGTGGTATAGTACAAAGGAAACAATACAAAACAGTTTCTTTAAGTTacattataactttttatatattgttcGGAGGATAATAGAcatcacaaataaaataatatgaaatttataataatatctttttaattttaattaccaattatcttaatttaatttagaaattaaatgagAGAGTGGAAAGGAAGAGATCAAATAATGTTGAACTTGTGAGTTGTTAAAACTTTAAATTGCTATACAAGGTAAAGGCCAGGGACTTGTTTGTTGCATTATAAGGGAGTGTTTGCAGGtgatgataattaaattagttatgcAAGTGTCAAATGAGAGACTGAGAGTGAGAAAGTGGGGGAGGGAGAGGTTGggggagagagaaaagagagttGGAAAATGAAAGTGGATATTTctgttttttgaaaattttgtacaTGGAACAAAAAGTTATTTGTGATTTATTGAGtaatcaaaatttcattttttgtttgtctatttttattttactagtgTTGccctatgatttttttataaaaaaaataaatcaaacacaAACTTTAGATTTGCGATGCCCAATACCATAAAATCAAATACTCGTTTATTCTTCTTTGACCAATAGTAGAGTTGGGAAtgagaaatttgattttgtgattataaatttagaGGTTAGAGAGTGTTGAGATAAAAATGGGAAAGAGAGGACATCAAGTTGTTTAAGGGTAGGTGGATTAATTAAGTTTGAATTACATGgaacaatataatatatagtaagaaatgtaattgatatttttatttataacagtgtttaactttttaatataactttgattactttgaaaaatatttaaaatcatattgaaaaaaatatataactaacatATTGATCTTCGTAATCCTACACATATGAGTAGCTTTTACTTCCTAATACTTATGAGGATGCCCATAGTTAATTAAGACATAAGTGAGAAACTGGACCGCAACATATATGAATCACATTAATTCCACCAATTCTTTTTCTGGTGACTACATTCCATGTCCTTTTTCAGCCGGCAAACAGGAAGTTAACGCATTAATTGTAATATGAATTAGGTTGAACCCCTATACACATAGTACTAATTTTGTCCAATAGTATGATAGTTACCATCTCTAATATAAGCCATTCAAATTTGGCCACTAGATCCATTTGCGTGGGGTATGTAATTAAAGAACTTTTCTCCACTAATTACTTAGCTCTTGTGACTTCTCTAATGTGATTGAAAGGCTAAATTTTAGACAACGACAAGTAAACAAACCGTTTATTCaatgaacatgattttttttaaataaactactACGTCTaattaacaacaataaaatttaaactcagGTTATGACCTCTTTCTCTTCGATGAGATTGATATATAATCAAACGCGACAAAAATTATGTCAAATATGATGTTTATATATGGCAGTGACTTCGCGTAGGCACCTACCTAGCACCTTAGAATTATAATTACTTCACGACATCGTAGATAAAATATAGTTAATCAACATATCGCTTTCATGTCTTAATTTTCGTTAAGGGTAATTAGTCTGCTACTATTCCAGTTCACACCAGAGGAACAAATTGCATGATGATACTTCTTTTAtctcattataaatttataattgtagtgaaaaaaattatcttaaaataattattattttaattttttaacgtaatattaattatatttttcatttatattactTATGTTATTAATGATATgagttataaaaacaaaaaaataaattaatgacaataaaattaattttataatttttttatttttatttatttattaatttttcttaattcatataaaataattatataattggaATGGAAGGAGCAATACTTTTCTTACTTGACAAGATGAATGAAAGGTTTACCCCGAATAATCGACGGCTTGGATAACCATGGATTATTTGTCCCTCAGTTTTCTGCCATGATGCCAGCATTAAACTATTCAGAGTTCATCACCAAATTCAAAGATTTCAAATCATGCCAACGACAATTGATAGGATGAAAACgcattaatttgataattttggttttgtttatgttatttttcattaataaaattgtaGTATTAGTGTTACTTGTTAAATCCGcgtgaaagattttttttttttccattgaaaCAAAAGTCTGTCAGAGGTTaaactttatttgattttatttaaagaatgaACAGTAGtaaatcataatataaatttctGTAGAAGTTTGTGGCATATCTTTCcctcttttaataataatttatgtatacgTAATCCCAAATGAGCAATTCCAGATTAGAGTGAGTCACTTCCACTATGAGACAACATGAGTGGCCTTTTTATAAAGTTAGACCAAGCACGTGACTAAAAAATTGTTGTCATTGAGTTTTTCTTATGATGAAAACCTTAATAAATAGTTGACAATACTGACTTTGGAGCTCTACAATATTCAAAACAGTTATGCTTGTTTTGTTGCGTGATAAAGCTCACTGGTGACAAGAATTTATTATGCAAGCATGTGAGTTTTAGTTTAAGAACAACTTTTGTGAATGCTACGTTAATTAGGAGCAATTAATAATCCACTTTGTTGAACATTTTTTACTggcttgatttttttattcataaaaattaaaaataaatatatagagtctcatatattaacaattataatttatatattttatttaatcaattgagtGAGATTCTCCttaattattattgattatGTTCGGgagaattgaaaaacaaaacaatttattatggttcatgaaaaattattatatgatttgaaactattatttatttacaactATAGTCAACTTCTGTATTACGTAtcgtcaaaattttaatttataagaaaaaaaaaataactcaattaCATGTTAGGTATATGGTGATCTACCTAGAACTAtctaataaattttcttaattcatGAATCCATTTGATgtaaatttcttcttcttcttttttttttcaattaaccGGGGAATCTCGCTGTGTCATACAATCTATATTATTCATTGAGAATCAGCAACCCGTCACCCTCAccacaaaataagaaaataaataaagaattgaaaagcaTTTGTCTTGTATCAAATGCAACGGAGGAAGTTAGACATTCCATTTCCACATATTAAAAAAGGAACaataatttgtttaataattttgataactATGATAAAGAAAGGACACATGTATGAAAGCGAGCATGAAATTGTGACATGCAGAATCAGATCCACCACAAGTCCACAAAGAAAAAAGGTTATATGCtcgtgaaaaaaattgttaattagatTTGTTCGAAGTATTAGtattatgaatttaaattaataataggtTGTATCAAATTAAGCATTCATACCAGGAACTAACACGgacctattatatatataatttacgtATTTctgttaaacaaaatttataccaatacaaaaatatttatcttatacaatatacacaaattcaaataagataaactaaatatttagtctgtattttttttaaaatccgattttatttcttaaacaaAAGTTTAACGGATCATTCAAAGTCCACAATTCTTTTCTATTACGAAATGTTTGATACAAGAAAAGTTTTTTATGCCTAACAATATTCATTTCTAGAAATCATGAACTTGAGAATCATAATTTTTAGGaataactaaatttttatttgatttgttattaatattatcatataaGTACGTTTCTTGTGAATAAAAGAGTAACATAGTaattttatcacaaaatttaattatttactacATTAAATAATGAGTTAATAAGTgtaatctaatattttttattgtagtaaaacttgtttttttaattcgaaaaaaaattacattctcactttctctaTGAAAAGATTTTTATGAGAAACGTAACAAAAAATATCCcggtaaatattattttctgaaaatgttatttttttaaaaaaataaacgttCTCAACTTAAGGttttgttaaaacttaaaaaagttCTAATATTAAATGCCtccttaagatttttttttttgtcattgaccaaattttttacaattaagttctctaaactttttaaaaactcAGTTTTTAATTCCTgaaaactcattaaataaatataaataatgaattcatatttttatttaagaaataaatattaaatttttaataagtttaaaaactttaactgattaatttttttttcagaaaccaaaaattttagcaaaaaaactaaagacattggtcaattaaatttttgttcaaaaattaaaaataaaattttaaaaaataattaagaactaaaaacttaattaactccTTAAAATATTAGTATTCATGAAATGCCAGATTGCCACACACACTACAAAAATACTTCCCCACTAGTTTTCACATCTAGATCAATACATCTCCCCCTACGCACATTTCAATTTTCGAGAGATTACTCTCTTTTATACCCAAGATCCCCTgtatcttttcaattttttcttcctaTAATGCAAACTCAATTGTGTTATTATTGTTTCAGATGGTGACTCACGAGTGTATCTACCTTAGATCAGATCAGATAATCAGGTCTTTGAAATCTCCCACAAACCCACAAACGTCTCAATCAAAGTATTGTGCTATgtgtttattgttattgttttctttttaatataatatatataatatgttaagTTTGTTAATTAGTCAGGTCTAAACATCTTGTTCTCATAATTAAGCATTGTGGTTTTTGCAAGTGTATGTTTATCATTCATGCCCAAGTATGTGATGAAAATATCCTGATTGAATATTGAGTTTATttctgagaatttttttttcctaaacatTGATAGCTATGTCATCACCTTATTGTTTACTTATTCTACTTGATTGCCACTCTCGGATGTTTTCATATGATTTTGGGTGGCACACTGGAAGCTCAATGCCATGAAAGCGTGGTAGATCTGGTTTGATGCCATATGGAAAGTGGTTTCTTGGTGatagattttgttttgtttttttgtttttttttgcttcGGATTCTTGTTGATAGATTGTGTTCATTGCGAAGCAAAGATCAAGTTCTGAAATCatcgtttttgtttttaaatgaagGGACATACCTAAGTTGGCCGATCTTAAGGAACCATTAAGTTAGTTAGCAGTTCAAAATACTATAACATAAGTATTCCACTCTTCATTTGTTGCTAACATATAGCAATTTAAAATCCCTAAGTAAGTCCGTAGtgataaaaatatagaattttgcTGGATACGACAATCTATAATGTTGGTTTGCTTGATACAATATAGAACTTTTTAAATCGTTAAGTAAGTCCCTAAcacataagtatttttttttcttagcttTTTCTCCCCACTTGGCCTATATCTTTCGGGTGGTTACTTTATATTCATGTTGGTGTGGCtgataatgtaaattttatgGGTACATCCTGTATACCTTTTAATCTTATTATACCTTTGTTGATTAAAACACGACAATATATAGTATGAGAATACAAATAATACtctcctaaaaaaatatttatttttaaataatgccAGAGAGAGAGTGGAAAAAAGTAGTGgtgttcaataattaatttagtgcGTTGAATTTGACGCAGGCTAATTGTAAGATATTGCATCATAAATTAATACAGTACATACTAGTATATGATACAAATATTGCCCCTAAAGTTATGGTGCACTTATTATCACCGTCATCGGTTGGGAATGTGGGGACACAAATCTCTAATAATTATTCAGCTATATGAATGATCTTTGTGGACCACCCAAATTCATCCATTAACATAAACAGTTTTTCACATCAATTTCACATCTATATTATCGAATTATCCTCCCTCGCTTTGTTGTTTAAGTTTAACTAATAGGCAAATTGTTAAGACAGAAGTACATATCTAGGTACAggatttacattattaattaattatacaatattGCAAGCAATTAATGATGACGATATATGGATCATCTTGGAGATTTTAACGATTCCACGTGAGATTTTCCGCATGGTCCTCTCAATCTAATGAAGAGCCTATATTCATCAAAGGTCATGGGCGTGTAGAGTGCAGGTTGGTCTGGCTTTACCAACTCCTTTGCTGGCTCTATGGGTATGTCACTTTTGGGATTGTAGAAGAAAGCTAGGGAAACTCTCTCTTTGTTTGAATTTACTAGCACCCTGTGCTCCACACTCTTGTAGTTTGCATTGCTTAGAACCTAATtgtcaaacacaaaattaaataaattaaattagtacTATTTTCAGATTGATAATGGCTACTAAAGATCTAACGATGAATTTCAATTGGAAGTAACGTCGTCATGCAAACTTAAAATCGGGGGCAAAGATTTACGTTAATGTCGTACCACGCCATTGCTTGagcaaatatatatatgcacGCAATGCAGTCCCCGTTAAGAATGAATAAGATGCATTTCTTTTTGGTAATAATGATCTTAGCAATATGATCAGTGTCATTTGCACCATGACTAACCAACGTTTTAAAAACCATCACTAATCGTGCGGTAGTTGGTACCCTattctgtcatttttttttcagtcaCGATAGAAATAATAACGTCATGTAGTCATTaggtgtttatttcattttgacaTAGTTCACACTTCATAAGAATTTAATCAATGTACtgtctttttgaattttttaattagaatctaaacaaggaTAGATTATAGGAATCTAAACAGTAATTAATCTTTTAGTTGAAGTCTCAATTATTTATTGGAGCGTGCTCTAACCTTGTTTTAGTAGTCAACATAATCTAGATATTTCATCTTATAAGTCAtgatagaaataatattttactagGTGCAATGTTTGGTCTTTTGAACATTGTCAAAAGATGCAATTATGTACTAGTTATAATTGGTAGATCATTGATCATAGCTTTATATGATGAGGGTATGATTGGTCACGACCACTATGAAGGATAGAGTATCAGTCACAAACTTAGGGAGGCATGAAATCATTTGTTCAGAAATGTCATGCCAATATAAAAGAACGATCTTATCCTTAATGCTGTGGCCAACAGGCCAAATGTTTATCCATTTTTTAAGTGTGCGCGCTGATTCTGCGACACTGAAAAGAACATTCTTTATAATAAAGAtctctttcaagtttcaatcaAACTATCactaatgaaaattattttactactaatttataataaaacatttattaatagTTTCTGTTGACAGTTATAATaacaaatagttttattaatataacaaactaacataCATATCATCATTACATCATATTAGTAGTGCAATATATTTTACTCTATTagtgtatttaaaaataattatactaataACTTTATTTCCATTAGAAAAAACTACAGTCAGGAAAACTAACCAAATAATAATCCACACGTAATCCTTCGCTTGAAGTAATCTGATGTCGGATGTAaactaagaaaatataattaatatattgttcTTTCccgaataaataaataaataaaataagagttaAGTATAAGTCGTAAAATTTtacacaattaataaaaaactattattaatatgagttttaaaatattaaatataatagtttGAAGATctgtaattaaatattaatgtataactattttatatcattagttataatttattttttcatcaaagTAAAACCCTAAATGAGATCACATGCATGTGGGTAGAAACATTGAAATGGTCTGGCCACATCCATCCAAAAATCTGACGAAggataaaacttaaaataaaaaataaaaaaaataacgccTCAACTTGACATGTCCCCTCCATGTGACAGATGCATGTATCATGAATTTGTAGCCAAACATTAATTCCATTAGGATAATTGAGAGGGAGAGTATTCACCTGAATTTGGTCTCCAATATTGACAATAAAAGCATGGCGAAGGGGCTTCACCGTAATCCAATTGTTGCCTTTTCGGACTTGAAGACCTGGGACTTGGTCATCCGAAAGTAAGAGTGTCATGCCTCCTGGATCTGAGTGAGAAGACAAACCCAGTGTCAACTCTGGCCTTGGACACTTTGGGTAAAAATTCACTCTCAGGCATGCTCCAACATCTTCTCCTCCAAAAGCTTTCTCGAGAACATCCTCTTCCAATCCTAGGTTTATGGACAGAACCTTCATCAACCTCCCACATAGCTTCACCACCTCTCTCCCATACTCATCACACACTTCCCTGCATTAATTAATCAATCTTATTAATTAGCTAGGGATACAATATAGTTAATAactcaaaaaatttaattatgatatatggTATTAGAGCCTATTGTATTCAATTGTAGTCTAGAATTCAATCTTAGTCGATATCTCACTCTTCCAATAGAAAAACAAGTGAATTTATGCATTATTCATGCATGCTTTGTGTCCAAAGGATTCTTGGATGATACAACATGCTAGACATACAATATAAATTCAGTCATATATCATCGaggtttgaatattttgagtaAATGGATGATACATGTTGTATATACCAATAGACAACCCCATAGGCGCAAATTAAGAACTagcccatatatatatatatatatatataaataaagctagatataaaaataaaaaatgagtttaatttctattattgaGTTTTCATATTGATAATCAACAGAAATCATGACAAGAATCagttgtaaatttaaaatagtttttgtaGGAAGTAGAAGTCAATAAAGTTATTATACGTACATGATAAAGAtgaataattaaagtaaaaactCTTTACACGATGATGAGTGCATATCTATTAGATATGTACCTGCAAGAGGGAGGCTGAGTGGGCCATTTATTGTGGTCCTTCAAAGACAAGGGAAGGTAATGAAGATAATAGTAATCACTCCAGTCAAGAATGGCACCTTTCTCAATCCCAAGCCTGCTACCATACCCTTCATAGGTTTTGGGCGAGTTTGCATAGTGCTGCTTCACCTCCAAAGGCATGTGAAAGAACTGGCGCCAAGTTTCCCTAGCCATGTCCATCAGCTCAGGGCTAACACCATGGTTCACGATTTGGAAGAAACCCCACTCATTACAAGCCTCTGAGATTTGCTTAAGTGTGGAGGCTCGAGCATCAGGGTCACCACCATAAAGCCCTGCAAGGTCAATGATTGGGATGttgacatcatcatcatcatcaacagcAACAACATCATCAGATGGACGCTCACTGAGGGGTTTGATATACCTCTCAGGGATTGAATCTGTGCACCTTTCGGATAAGGACTGAACACGGATTATTGGCTCAGGCCAATCCTGTGAGCTATtggtttttatcatttttgctATACAAAGTTTCTTCTCCAAGGTACTACTCTTCATAGTTCATATCATGgatatatgtgtgtatatatatatagtattatgaaacaaaacaaattaaaggtGTTGATTTTATTGCAACAGTTGGGGTACGTGTGTGTTAGATAGAGAAAGGGAGAGGTGGGCGCAATTCAATATGAAACGTGGAATTCGTGGCGATTTAATTGGTGTGAATGCTTCATAAGTtaatgcaaagaaaaaaattagatgaGACAATTGAGTGGGTATTTTTTTGCGAAGGTGGGGAAGGGGTGGGGAAGCAACAGGTCTCATTGATtgacataaaacaaataaaaatagcatATATCAAATGTGAATTTATTCGCTCTGgttggttcattttattatttcgaAAACGTTTACTGTACATCAGATTTTTTATaccctattttttaaaaaaataaataaataaattgttcgagtgagaatataattaataaaatcaaagaaATCTAATTCAATAAGTTGAGTAAAATATgtgaatattataatattagtcTTCGATttgtaaagataaaagaatataaCTGATGATAATCGTCTATATGTTTCAAGTTCAAGTATGGAGGATCGCCTATAGATTATTTGATCAAGAATAACAATTGTGCATATGCCTTTAAATTTGGCGCTGGAAGGACTGTGAATAGTGCtactaattaagaattaaaccACACATAGCCTGTGGATTGAGAAATATATTAAGTGTGCCATTTATAACGAAGTAAGTTCGTGGTAATATCATGGCCGTAGGAGGAGAATTAGCAggttaaggactaaaataaaatgaaatatatttaaaaggactaaaacaaaaaagaggagGATAAATTAAGGGAGAGTTagggattaaaacaaaaaattgtactATAAAGTATATAATTATGTCAGGTATATGTTACTTGACTGCCAAACAAATTGTTGATGTGAACAAACTGATTAATTGATTATCACTTATCCTAACAACAaactagaagcataatataccATGTTTTTGGACTATCTTTTTTATAAGAaccaacataaaaataatatatatatatatatatatatatatatatatatatatatatatatatatatatatatatatatatatatatatatataactaaaaagatatttaagtacgtgtttcttaaaaatataaaagatgtaacaaataattatgttataagacaattttttattccttctcattatttggttaaattagcttataaactaattaaataaacttataaacTACTTAAAAACCTTACAAAACACACGTACTTTAAGTGGCGTTGAATTATGactcaaaaaattattattatttttcgcCGGAAACACAGTTCGTTTACTACGCGGCATTTAACATGTCGTGGGTGATACAGTTTACTGACATTTTTAATTGCAGAAGTTTGATAATAAATAGTTTTGGGATACGTAGTT is a window from the Glycine max cultivar Williams 82 chromosome 2, Glycine_max_v4.0, whole genome shotgun sequence genome containing:
- the LOC100784518 gene encoding probable 2-oxoglutarate-dependent dioxygenase At5g05600 encodes the protein MKSSTLEKKLCIAKMIKTNSSQDWPEPIIRVQSLSERCTDSIPERYIKPLSERPSDDVVAVDDDDDVNIPIIDLAGLYGGDPDARASTLKQISEACNEWGFFQIVNHGVSPELMDMARETWRQFFHMPLEVKQHYANSPKTYEGYGSRLGIEKGAILDWSDYYYLHYLPLSLKDHNKWPTQPPSCREVCDEYGREVVKLCGRLMKVLSINLGLEEDVLEKAFGGEDVGACLRVNFYPKCPRPELTLGLSSHSDPGGMTLLLSDDQVPGLQVRKGNNWITVKPLRHAFIVNIGDQIQVLSNANYKSVEHRVLVNSNKERVSLAFFYNPKSDIPIEPAKELVKPDQPALYTPMTFDEYRLFIRLRGPCGKSHVESLKSPR